Proteins co-encoded in one Bacteroidota bacterium genomic window:
- a CDS encoding Gfo/Idh/MocA family oxidoreductase, with translation MEKLNIGVIGVGHLGALHTKMFTTIESANVVGVYDQNFERSKKIADEFQTKSFEEIDELLNSVDAVSIAVSTKSHFDIAAKALTAGKHIFIEKPITENSQQAEKLIQIAKPKKLKIQVGHIERFNSALLAIDHIQINPLFIESHRLAQFNPRGADVAVVHDLMIHDIDIILSLVKSPVENIWANGVAVVTDTIDIANARLQFQNGCVANVTASRISKSRMRKMRFFQKDAYISLDFIEGTSEVFRLVDPSDANVQSTMMLGMIEAANSSKKIIYDRPARKEINALKYELELFIDAVQNDKTPQVTAEDGLRALEVAQTIVEKISNQQPFFKLTD, from the coding sequence ATGGAAAAGCTAAATATCGGAGTAATCGGAGTTGGGCATTTAGGTGCGTTGCATACGAAGATGTTTACAACTATCGAATCGGCGAATGTTGTCGGCGTTTACGATCAAAACTTTGAAAGAAGTAAGAAAATTGCCGACGAGTTTCAGACAAAATCATTTGAAGAAATCGATGAATTGCTTAATTCTGTTGATGCAGTGAGCATCGCGGTTTCAACAAAGTCGCATTTCGATATAGCAGCAAAAGCTCTTACTGCCGGCAAACATATTTTTATAGAAAAACCGATTACCGAAAACTCGCAGCAAGCTGAAAAATTAATTCAAATTGCCAAACCGAAAAAACTAAAAATTCAGGTCGGACATATCGAACGGTTTAATTCAGCACTATTAGCAATCGACCATATCCAAATAAATCCATTGTTCATCGAGTCACACCGCTTGGCTCAATTCAATCCGCGCGGCGCCGACGTTGCGGTAGTTCACGATTTGATGATTCACGATATTGATATCATTTTGAGTTTAGTAAAATCACCCGTCGAAAATATTTGGGCAAACGGCGTGGCTGTTGTAACCGATACAATTGATATTGCAAATGCACGCTTGCAATTCCAAAATGGGTGCGTTGCAAACGTAACAGCAAGCCGCATCTCAAAATCGAGAATGAGGAAGATGCGTTTTTTTCAAAAAGATGCCTATATTTCGTTAGATTTCATCGAGGGGACATCCGAAGTATTCCGGTTAGTTGATCCAAGCGATGCAAATGTTCAATCAACTATGATGCTTGGGATGATAGAGGCGGCAAATTCAAGCAAAAAAATAATTTATGACCGCCCTGCACGAAAAGAAATCAATGCCTTGAAATACGAATTAGAATTATTTATAGATGCTGTTCAAAACGATAAAACTCCGCAAGTAACAGCCGAAGATGGTTTGCGGGCACTTGAAGTAGCACAAACAATAGTTGAAAAAATCAGCAACCAACAACCATTCTTCAAACTGACTGATTAA
- a CDS encoding TolC family protein, with translation MLIRKLSALLAILTAFSFGQTSKNVINLDKAIEMALQRNITVLQSKNNVESQQSTYQSAIGGLLPNLNASGSFNRTQSWQEVTGLLGDQTLFSARNLYSSGISSNVTLFNGFANIANVNRSNSNIRSSEYSFERVKQSIIYQTHQLFLNVVRTHQLLKVNEENLKRSNRQLERIEEMNRVGAVSLADVYRQRVTTGNDELAFINAQNNFEKAKADLALFLSIDTPHEFDVAGVSIEVDTSEFALVIEKYRDKAALAKIAIESRPDYQSTTQNVRSAQSSLTIARSGLYPIVSANASYGLSDNELANISDNRSLSTGVTLSLPIFSGFQTKNAIEQAIITQRNADDLLKQNERQISVDIQKAQLDIEAAQKQVKVTQASVFSAEMDRKIAEEKYNLGAGTLLDLLIASANYINAQSNQVNAAISYLLSKKQMEYALGTISN, from the coding sequence ATGCTCATTAGAAAATTATCAGCTCTTTTAGCTATCTTAACTGCTTTTTCGTTTGGTCAAACTTCTAAAAATGTAATAAATCTGGATAAAGCAATCGAAATGGCGCTTCAACGGAATATCACAGTCCTTCAATCTAAAAACAATGTCGAGTCGCAGCAAAGTACATATCAATCGGCAATTGGTGGCTTGCTTCCCAACTTGAATGCAAGCGGGTCGTTCAACCGAACACAGAGTTGGCAGGAAGTAACGGGTTTGTTGGGTGATCAAACTCTTTTTTCTGCGAGGAATTTATACTCAAGCGGAATATCGAGTAATGTAACGTTGTTTAATGGCTTTGCAAATATTGCAAATGTCAATCGTTCAAATTCAAATATCAGGTCATCAGAATATTCATTCGAAAGGGTGAAGCAAAGTATTATTTACCAAACACACCAATTGTTTCTGAATGTGGTTCGCACACATCAATTGTTGAAAGTAAACGAAGAAAATTTAAAAAGAAGCAACCGACAATTAGAACGAATCGAAGAAATGAATCGTGTAGGTGCTGTTTCCTTAGCCGATGTTTACCGTCAGCGGGTAACAACCGGGAACGACGAACTCGCATTCATTAACGCACAAAATAATTTTGAAAAAGCTAAAGCCGATTTAGCATTGTTTTTATCGATTGACACACCACACGAATTTGATGTTGCGGGAGTTTCAATCGAAGTAGATACTTCCGAGTTTGCTTTGGTAATCGAAAAATATCGGGATAAAGCTGCGTTAGCTAAAATAGCTATTGAGTCGCGTCCCGATTATCAATCTACCACACAGAATGTACGCTCAGCCCAATCTTCATTAACGATTGCACGCTCGGGGTTATATCCTATCGTAAGTGCAAATGCTTCATACGGTTTATCAGATAACGAGTTAGCAAATATTTCGGATAACCGTTCGCTTTCGACAGGAGTTACATTATCGCTTCCAATTTTCAGCGGATTCCAAACAAAGAATGCAATCGAACAGGCAATAATTACTCAACGTAACGCTGACGATCTGTTAAAGCAGAACGAACGGCAGATATCAGTCGATATTCAAAAAGCACAACTTGATATCGAAGCGGCACAAAAGCAGGTTAAGGTTACGCAGGCAAGCGTTTTCTCTGCTGAAATGGATCGCAAAATAGCTGAAGAAAAATATAATTTAGGCGCCGGAACTTTATTGGATTTGTTGATAGCAAGTGCAAATTATATTAATGCGCAAAGTAATCAAGTTAATGCAGCAATCTCGTATTTGCTTTCGAAGAAACAAATGGAATATGCGCTAGGCACAATTTCAAATTAA
- a CDS encoding HD domain-containing protein encodes MSIKTTHIEIHNDIIKRIGKIADDNKIEAYVVGGYVRDKLLSIEVKDVDIMVLGDGIAFAKKVAKEFGNIKVVKYEKFGTAMLPIEDAKVEFVTAREETYEPDSRKPIVKKSSLEADLSRRDFTINAMAASLNGVDFGKIIDPYNGEDDLKAGLIRTPLDPEKTFEDDPLRILRAIRFASKLQFQIYDETFKAIIKMKDRLSIISQERITDEFFKILVSQKPSVGLFLLQETGITKIIFPEMNDMAGVDQRHDYHHKDVLRHTLKVVDSISEATENVWLRFTALVHDIAKPRTKAFKPGIGWTFHGHEEIGARMMKSIFRRMRLPMDKLPYVEKLVRLHLRPMVLISEEVTDSAIRRVLFEAGDLIDDLMTLCRADITSQNPQKVNRYLRNYEVVMEKMKEVEEKDRLRNWQPPVRGEEIMHVCGLPPGKTVGILKKEIEDAILNGLIPNEHDAALEYLLSVKEKILAKIEN; translated from the coding sequence ATGAGTATCAAAACTACGCACATTGAAATACATAACGATATCATAAAGCGAATAGGAAAAATCGCCGATGATAACAAAATAGAAGCTTATGTTGTAGGCGGATATGTCCGCGATAAGCTGTTGAGTATTGAAGTTAAAGATGTTGATATTATGGTATTAGGCGATGGAATTGCATTTGCAAAAAAAGTAGCCAAAGAATTCGGAAATATTAAAGTAGTTAAGTACGAAAAATTCGGTACCGCGATGCTTCCTATTGAAGATGCGAAAGTCGAGTTTGTAACTGCCCGCGAAGAAACTTATGAACCCGATTCTCGCAAACCTATAGTTAAGAAAAGTTCACTTGAAGCCGATTTATCGCGCCGCGATTTTACTATCAACGCAATGGCTGCATCACTCAACGGTGTTGATTTTGGAAAAATAATTGATCCTTACAACGGGGAAGACGATTTAAAAGCCGGTCTCATCAGAACTCCACTCGACCCCGAAAAAACATTCGAAGACGATCCGCTTCGGATTTTGAGAGCAATACGCTTTGCATCGAAGCTGCAGTTTCAAATATACGACGAAACTTTCAAGGCGATTATAAAGATGAAAGACCGCCTCTCGATTATTTCTCAGGAAAGGATCACTGATGAGTTTTTTAAAATTCTTGTTTCCCAAAAACCATCCGTCGGATTATTCTTGCTGCAGGAAACCGGCATCACAAAAATTATTTTTCCGGAAATGAACGATATGGCAGGTGTTGACCAGAGGCATGATTACCACCATAAAGATGTGCTTCGTCATACCTTAAAAGTTGTAGATTCAATCTCTGAAGCTACTGAAAATGTTTGGCTGAGGTTTACAGCTCTTGTTCACGATATTGCAAAACCCCGGACGAAGGCTTTCAAGCCAGGAATCGGCTGGACTTTCCACGGACACGAAGAGATTGGGGCGCGGATGATGAAATCAATTTTCCGGCGAATGCGTCTGCCGATGGACAAACTTCCGTATGTCGAAAAGCTGGTGCGGCTGCATTTACGTCCGATGGTTCTCATTTCCGAAGAAGTAACCGATTCAGCAATTCGTCGTGTTTTGTTTGAAGCCGGCGATTTGATTGACGATTTGATGACACTTTGCCGAGCTGATATTACCTCGCAAAATCCTCAAAAAGTAAATCGATATTTGAGGAATTATGAAGTTGTAATGGAAAAAATGAAAGAGGTTGAAGAAAAAGACCGTCTTCGTAACTGGCAGCCACCTGTGCGTGGCGAGGAAATTATGCACGTATGCGGATTGCCACCGGGTAAAACAGTCGGTATCTTGAAAAAAGAAATCGAGGATGCTATTTTGAACGGTTTGATTCCCAATGAACACGATGCTGCTCTCGAATATCTGTTGTCAGTCAAAGAAAAAATTTTAGCCAAAATTGAAAATTAA